In one Phyllostomus discolor isolate MPI-MPIP mPhyDis1 chromosome 8, mPhyDis1.pri.v3, whole genome shotgun sequence genomic region, the following are encoded:
- the LOC114502930 gene encoding cytochrome b-245 chaperone 1, producing the protein MYMQVERRSSSCLHLKRSPGIRSWSLLVGILSIGLAAAYYSGDSLGWKLFYVTGCLFVAVQNLEDWEEAVFDKGTGKVVLKTFSLYRKLLTLFRVGHDQVVVLLHDVQDVNVEEEKVRGFGRGFVVVLRSATGFSHPLTQSAVMGHRSDVEAIAKLITAFLELHRLESPGELSQSSDSEADGPRGQS; encoded by the exons ATGTACATGCAGGTGGAGAGGCGCAGCAGCTCCTGCCTCCATCTGAAGAGGTCTCCAGGCATCCGGTCCTGGTCCCTGCTGGTCG GGATCTTGTCCATCGGCCTGGCTGCTGCCTACTACAGTGGAG ACAGCCTGGGCTGGAAGCTCTTCTACGTCACGGGCTGCCTGTTCGTGGCCGTACAGAACCTGGAGGACTGGGAG GAGGCAGTCTTCGACAAGGGCACCGGGAAGGTCGTGCTGAAGACATTCAGCCTGTACAGGAAGCTGCTCACACTCTTCCGGGTGGGACACGACCAAG TGGTGGTCCTGTTGCACGACGTCCAGGACGTGAAcgtggaggaggagaaggtgcgGGGCTTCGGGCGGGGTTTCGTGGTGGTGCTGCGCTCGGCCACCGGCTTCTCGCACCCCCTCACCCAGAGCGCCGTCATGGGCCACCGCAG CGACGTGGAAGCCATCGCCAAGCTCATCACGGCCTTCCTGGAGCTGCACCGCCTCGAGAGCCCCGGGGAGCTGTCTCAGAGCAGCGACAGTGAGGCCGACGGGCCCAGGGGCCAGAGCTGA
- the NARF gene encoding nuclear prelamin A recognition factor, with protein MKCEHCTRKECSKKTKTDDLENASVGAPSPAQEGGEKGEFHKLAEAKIFLSDCLACDSCVTAEEGVQVSQQNARDFFRVLNLNKKCDTSKHKVLAVSVCPQSLPYFAAKLSLSVTDASRRLCGFLKSLGVHYVFDMTVAEDFSLLESQKEFVRRYRQHSAEEPTLPMLTSACPGWVRYAERVLGHPVTPHLCTAKSPQQIMGSLVKDYFARRQNLSPDSIFHVIVAPCYDRKLEALREDVPTAARGSRGVDCVLTSGEVVQIMEQSDPCGKDAAVDTLFGDREAEEVRRHDGAGSDGHLAHVFRHAAKELFDEDVGEVTYRTLRNKDFQEVTLERSGEVLLRFAAAYGFRNLQNVVLKLKKGRLPFHFVEVLACAGGCLSGRGQAQAEDGRVDRALLRQMEGIYAALPVRPPETSAHVQELYQEWLGGADSPRVQEALHTARQGPGQPAGSRDIKW; from the exons ATGAAGTGTGAGCACTGCACGCGCAAG gaatGTAGTAAGAAGACCAAAACCGATGACCTGGAGAATGCCTCCGTCGGCGCGCCGAGTCCGGCCCAGGAGGGTGGAGAG AAGGGAGAGTTTCATAAGTTGGCCGAGGCCAAGATATTTCTGAGCGACTGCCTGGCATGTGACAGCTGTGTGACCGCAGAGGAAGGAGTCCAGGTTTCCCAGCAGAACGCCAGGGACTTCTTCCGAGTTCTGAACCTTAACAAG AAATGCGACACCTCAAAGCACAAGGTGCTGGCAGTGTCCGTGTGTCCCCAGTCCCTGCCTTACTTCGCTGCTAAACTTAGCCTGAGCGTCACCGACGCGTCCAGAAGACTCTGCGGCTTCCTCAAAAGTCTGG GGGTGCACTACGTCTTCGACATGACGGTAGCCGAGGACTTCAGCCTCCTGGAGAGCCAGAAGGAGTTCGTGCGCCGGTACCGCCAGCACAGCGCGGAGGAGCCCACGCTGCCCATGCTGACCTCCGCCTGTCCCG GCTGGGTGCGGTATGCGGAGCGGGTGCTGGGCCACCCCGTCACACCCCACCTGTGCACCGCCAAGTCCCCGCAGCAGATCATGGGCTCGCTGGTGAAGGACTACTTCGCCCGACGGCAG AACCTGTCCCCAGACTCCATCTTCCACGTCATCGTGGCCCCGTGCTACGACAGGAAACTGGAGGCCCTGCGAGAAGACGTCCCCACAGCTGCCCGCGGTTCCCGGGGCGTGGACTGCGTGCTAACCTCAG GTGAGGTTGTTCAGATCATGGAGCAGAGCGACCCCTGCGGGAAGGACGCCGCCGTGGACACTCT GTTCGGAGACcgggaggcagaggaggtgcGGCGCCACGACGGCGCCGGCTCCGACGGGCACCTGGCGCACGTCTTCCGGCACGCGGCCAAGGAGCTGTTCGACGAGGACGTGGGGGAGGTCACCTACCGCACCCTCAG GAACAAGGACTTCCAGGAGGTCACCCTGGAGAGGAGCGGGGAGGTTCTCCTGCGCTTTGCGGCTGCGTACGGCTTCCGAAACCTCCAGAACGTGGTGCTGAAGCTGAAGAAGGGCAGGCTGCCGTTCCACTTCGTGGAGGTCCTCGCCTGCGCCGGGG GGTGCTTAAGcggcaggggccaggcccaggcgGAGGACGGGCGTGTGGACAGGGCGCTGCTGCGGCAGATGGAAGGCATCTACGCCGCCCTCCCCGTGCGGCCCCCGGAGACCAGTGCCCACGTGCAGGAGCTGTACCAGGAGTGGCTGGGCGGGGCTGACTCCCCCAGGGTCCAGGAGGCCCTGCACACGGCCCGCCAGGGCCCCGGGCAGCCCGCCGGCAGCCGGGACATCAAGTGGTGA